In Desulfobotulus pelophilus, the following proteins share a genomic window:
- a CDS encoding ribonucleoside triphosphate reductase, which translates to MLESIKKRNGRIVEFDSSKITAAITKAGKATAEFGEREARKLTLRALTLIKDMRLGPSPDVESIQDIVERVLLDSPYLQTAKAYIIYREQRSQLRNIVTRVNGDLVDNYLKQMDWKIRENSNMSYSLQGLNNYISSDITAEYWLNRIYPPEIRRAHKQGDIHIHDLSLLSVYCVGWDLQDLLRQGFKGVAGKVESAPPRHFRTALGQLVNFFYTLQGEAAGAQAVSNFDTLLAPFIRYDELDYADIKQALQEFVFNINIPTRVGFQTPFTNITMDLNVPSILKDVPVIIGGRDMDISYGDFQAEMDLLNQAFAEVMMEGDARGRVFTFPIPTYNITKDFDWENPRMTAIWKMTGKYGIPYFSNFVNSDMNPDDARSMCCRLRLDNRELRKRGGGLFGANPLTGSIGVVTINLPRIAYLADTEEEFKKLLDTTIELARDSLHIKRKVLERFTDGCLYPYSKFYLRHIKERTGVYWKNHFSTIGINGMNEACLNFLGEDISTETGKNFALSIMDHIRMRLEELQNETGDIFNLEATPAEGTSYSLALKDKKMYPEILCANEEDFKEGGDPFYTNSTHLPVNFSEDLFEVLDHQDDLQAKYTGGTVLHTFLGEEIRDPLVTRNLVRKITNNYKLPYFTLTPTFSVCPSHGYMRGEKKACTTCQGPTEVYSRVVGYLRPVNQWNNGKQTEFRMRKTFKDAM; encoded by the coding sequence ATGCTCGAAAGTATTAAAAAACGCAACGGTCGCATTGTTGAGTTCGACTCCTCCAAAATCACAGCAGCCATTACCAAGGCTGGTAAAGCAACGGCCGAATTCGGAGAGCGCGAGGCCCGCAAACTTACCCTCCGGGCGCTCACACTGATCAAGGACATGCGCCTTGGCCCTTCTCCGGATGTGGAATCCATTCAGGATATAGTGGAAAGGGTGCTGCTGGATTCTCCTTACCTGCAGACGGCCAAAGCCTATATTATTTACAGGGAGCAGCGCAGCCAGCTACGCAACATCGTCACCCGGGTCAACGGTGACCTCGTGGACAACTATCTGAAGCAGATGGACTGGAAAATCCGGGAAAACAGCAACATGAGCTACTCGCTTCAGGGGCTGAACAACTACATTTCCTCCGACATCACGGCTGAATACTGGTTGAACCGCATCTATCCCCCGGAAATACGCAGAGCCCACAAGCAGGGGGATATTCACATCCATGACCTGAGCCTCCTTTCCGTTTACTGTGTGGGCTGGGATCTGCAGGATCTGCTGCGTCAGGGCTTCAAAGGAGTTGCCGGCAAGGTGGAAAGTGCTCCTCCCCGTCATTTCCGGACAGCTTTAGGGCAACTGGTCAATTTTTTCTATACCCTCCAGGGCGAAGCCGCCGGTGCTCAGGCCGTATCCAATTTTGATACCCTCCTGGCCCCCTTTATCCGTTACGACGAACTCGACTATGCCGATATCAAGCAGGCTCTCCAGGAATTTGTATTCAACATCAATATACCCACAAGGGTAGGTTTTCAGACACCTTTCACCAACATCACCATGGATCTCAATGTCCCTTCCATTCTGAAAGATGTGCCTGTGATTATCGGTGGCAGGGATATGGATATAAGCTACGGAGATTTTCAGGCTGAAATGGACCTGCTCAATCAGGCCTTTGCAGAAGTCATGATGGAAGGGGATGCACGGGGGCGCGTTTTCACCTTCCCCATACCCACCTACAACATCACCAAAGACTTTGACTGGGAAAACCCCCGTATGACAGCCATATGGAAAATGACAGGCAAATACGGCATTCCCTACTTCTCTAATTTTGTTAACTCCGATATGAACCCAGATGATGCACGGTCCATGTGCTGCCGCCTGCGCCTTGATAACCGGGAACTCCGCAAAAGAGGCGGCGGACTTTTTGGCGCCAATCCCCTTACGGGTTCCATCGGTGTTGTCACCATCAACCTGCCCCGCATCGCCTATCTGGCTGATACGGAGGAGGAATTTAAAAAGCTTCTGGATACCACGATTGAGCTGGCAAGGGACTCCCTTCATATCAAACGCAAAGTACTGGAACGTTTCACCGATGGCTGCCTCTACCCCTACTCCAAATTCTATCTCCGCCACATCAAGGAAAGAACCGGCGTCTACTGGAAAAACCACTTCTCCACCATCGGCATCAACGGTATGAACGAAGCCTGCCTCAATTTTCTCGGGGAGGATATTTCCACAGAAACAGGGAAGAACTTTGCTCTTTCCATCATGGACCACATCCGCATGAGGCTTGAGGAACTCCAGAATGAAACCGGAGATATTTTCAATCTGGAAGCCACGCCAGCAGAAGGCACTTCCTATTCCCTCGCTTTAAAAGATAAAAAGATGTATCCTGAAATTCTTTGCGCCAATGAAGAAGATTTCAAAGAAGGAGGCGATCCCTTCTATACCAACTCCACCCATCTTCCGGTCAATTTCTCCGAAGACCTTTTTGAAGTCCTTGATCATCAGGATGACCTCCAGGCCAAGTACACGGGAGGAACCGTTCTGCACACCTTCCTCGGAGAAGAAATCCGGGATCCTCTTGTTACACGCAACCTTGTCCGGAAAATAACGAACAATTACAAGCTTCCTTATTTCACCCTGACCCCCACCTTCAGCGTATGCCCTTCCCACGGCTATATGCGGGGAGAGAAAAAAGCCTGCACTACCTGCCAGGGACCCACGGAGGTCTATTCCAGAGTTGTGGGCTATCTCAGACCGGTAAACCAGTGGAATAACGGCAAACAGACAGAATTCCGCATGAGAAAAACCTTCAAGGATGCCATGTAA
- a CDS encoding NUDIX hydrolase yields MNSFGNFYRDIVLNQPHPAPPAQRTRPAAVSFLITPGEKENRLLAIQKAAHPGYTWAGQVALPGGHVDPEDQSPTHTALRELKEELAIPADQVTIIGSMGHFMTLNNVCIEVLAGWWNGSGPIHPDPSEISRVLDISLTHLMEIHLEKGFAGREPDWTELRYPLDDAVIWGATARIIHHFMECLISPDSHLLTFSAGRPSRSSAP; encoded by the coding sequence ATGAATTCTTTTGGCAATTTTTACAGAGATATCGTACTGAACCAGCCCCATCCCGCTCCACCGGCTCAACGGACACGGCCTGCAGCCGTTTCCTTTCTCATCACCCCCGGAGAAAAAGAGAACCGCCTTCTGGCCATACAGAAGGCGGCTCATCCCGGCTACACATGGGCAGGTCAGGTGGCTCTTCCCGGAGGGCATGTGGATCCTGAAGACCAAAGCCCAACCCACACGGCCCTTCGCGAATTGAAAGAAGAACTGGCCATACCGGCTGATCAGGTAACAATCATCGGCTCCATGGGGCACTTCATGACCTTGAACAATGTCTGCATTGAAGTCCTGGCCGGCTGGTGGAATGGATCAGGCCCCATCCACCCTGATCCTTCAGAAATCAGCAGAGTTTTGGATATTTCATTAACCCATCTCATGGAAATTCATTTAGAAAAGGGTTTTGCAGGACGGGAGCCCGACTGGACAGAACTGCGCTACCCTCTGGATGATGCGGTTATCTGGGGAGCAACAGCCCGGATCATCCACCACTTCATGGAATGCCTCATTTCCCCTGACAGCCATCTCCTGACATTTTCCGCCGGAAGACCCTCAAGGTCATCCGCACCATGA
- a CDS encoding thioredoxin family protein encodes MPTVRTLCICLLFLLSVSAASAAEPLTWTSYEDAKTKAASENKHIYLYFHSPQCSWCRTMETKTLANEDVRAYLNAHFIPVSIHVDRNQALADKFKVNGIPANIFLSPEGQGLFNRPGHIPPETFLRILQIIHTGRHGQ; translated from the coding sequence ATGCCTACGGTCCGCACGCTCTGCATCTGCCTTCTTTTCCTTCTTTCAGTCTCAGCGGCCAGTGCTGCCGAACCTCTTACATGGACATCCTATGAGGACGCCAAAACCAAAGCAGCTTCCGAGAATAAGCACATCTACCTTTACTTCCACAGCCCTCAATGCTCCTGGTGCCGCACCATGGAAACAAAGACCCTCGCCAATGAAGACGTCAGGGCATACCTGAACGCCCATTTTATACCCGTGAGCATTCATGTGGACCGAAACCAGGCACTCGCTGACAAGTTCAAAGTAAATGGCATTCCCGCCAATATATTTCTATCCCCGGAAGGGCAGGGACTTTTCAATAGGCCCGGTCATATTCCTCCAGAAACATTTCTGCGCATACTGCAAATAATCCATACCGGAAGACATGGACAATGA
- a CDS encoding cytochrome c biogenesis CcdA family protein: MPFVEPVSLAAAFTAGLLSFLSPCILPLIPAYFSFISGVSIEEFSQGPSYAAQRRIQVSTLGFIAGFSVVFIALGASASFLGQLVSGNGTWLRLTGGSAVLIFGLHLMGLIRIPLLHTEKRIHLRSRPVHALAAFFIGMAFAAGWSPCIGPLLGSILVIAGTKESIYHGVVLLSVYAAGLAMPFLLLSFAAARLMAFVRKAKPFVKAANVTGGILLVATGILLMTNQMGKLVFIP; this comes from the coding sequence ATGCCTTTTGTGGAGCCCGTATCCCTTGCCGCCGCCTTCACCGCAGGACTTCTTTCCTTTCTTTCCCCCTGCATCCTGCCCTTAATACCGGCATATTTCAGCTTCATTTCCGGTGTTTCCATTGAAGAATTTTCCCAGGGTCCTTCATACGCAGCGCAGCGCAGAATACAGGTTTCCACCCTGGGCTTTATCGCTGGTTTTTCCGTTGTTTTTATTGCGCTCGGCGCTTCCGCCAGCTTTCTCGGGCAGCTGGTTTCAGGGAACGGCACCTGGCTTCGCCTTACCGGTGGGAGTGCCGTTCTTATTTTCGGTCTTCACCTTATGGGCCTGATACGAATACCCCTTCTTCATACCGAAAAACGCATTCATCTGCGCAGCCGCCCCGTGCACGCCTTAGCCGCTTTTTTTATCGGCATGGCCTTTGCCGCCGGCTGGAGTCCCTGCATCGGCCCCCTGCTCGGCTCTATTCTTGTCATTGCAGGTACAAAAGAAAGTATTTATCATGGAGTTGTGCTCCTGTCCGTCTACGCTGCCGGGCTGGCCATGCCCTTTCTCCTTCTGTCCTTTGCCGCCGCCAGACTGATGGCATTCGTCCGCAAGGCCAAGCCCTTTGTCAAGGCTGCCAACGTAACAGGCGGTATTCTGCTGGTAGCTACGGGCATTTTGCTCATGACCAATCAGATGGGAAAACTGGTTTTCATCCCCTGA
- the proC gene encoding pyrroline-5-carboxylate reductase has product MPSILSQKTIGFIGAGNMAQAMIQALRHNSGISADQILAADPGEHQRNLVASKFQIRSVTDNAEVFDKSDIVILAVKPQQLPSVIHELTQDPRYTENRSRKLIISIAAGIPLPTLEHHLTASLTAHAKELIVPIRIMPNTPALVGCGMSGLSRGPGVRDEDMELAMTMAGSMGKVCVLPETLMDALTALSGSGPAYLFLLAEAMIQAGTTLGISNDDALTLTVQTLKGAIALMENGGADTATLRQRVTSPGGTTAAALAILEEGGFTDLVTRAITAARDRSRELSSREPETP; this is encoded by the coding sequence GTGCCCTCCATTCTTTCCCAAAAAACCATCGGTTTTATCGGTGCAGGTAACATGGCCCAGGCCATGATCCAGGCCCTGCGCCATAACTCAGGTATCTCCGCAGATCAGATTCTTGCCGCCGATCCGGGGGAGCACCAGCGCAATCTTGTTGCCAGCAAATTTCAGATCCGTTCTGTCACAGACAACGCAGAGGTTTTTGATAAGTCAGACATTGTAATTCTGGCTGTCAAACCTCAACAGCTCCCCTCCGTCATTCATGAACTCACCCAGGATCCGAGATACACGGAGAACAGGTCGAGAAAACTGATTATATCCATTGCTGCAGGCATACCACTTCCCACACTAGAACACCATCTCACAGCATCCCTCACGGCCCATGCCAAAGAGCTCATTGTACCCATACGCATCATGCCCAACACACCCGCCCTTGTGGGATGCGGCATGTCCGGTCTCAGCCGTGGTCCGGGAGTCCGGGATGAGGACATGGAACTTGCCATGACCATGGCAGGTTCTATGGGCAAAGTCTGTGTTCTCCCGGAAACTCTCATGGATGCGCTCACAGCCCTTTCCGGTTCCGGGCCGGCCTATCTTTTCCTGCTCGCTGAAGCCATGATACAGGCAGGAACAACCCTTGGAATCTCCAATGATGATGCCCTTACACTCACCGTGCAGACCCTGAAAGGAGCCATAGCCCTTATGGAAAACGGCGGGGCAGATACAGCCACGCTCCGACAACGGGTTACCTCTCCCGGCGGAACCACCGCTGCGGCCCTGGCCATACTGGAAGAGGGGGGCTTTACGGATCTTGTGACCCGGGCCATTACCGCTGCAAGAGACCGTTCCCGGGAACTTTCCAGCCGGGAACCGGAAACACCGTGA
- a CDS encoding YggT family protein: protein MFLLGNFFMALARITEMILTIYVWILIARALLSWVNPDPYNPIVRFLHQVTDPVMDRVRRLIPLQFGGIDFSPIIIILGIVFLQQMLVSSLYNMAKMMGG, encoded by the coding sequence ATGTTTTTGCTGGGCAATTTTTTTATGGCTCTTGCCAGAATCACGGAAATGATACTGACCATTTATGTCTGGATTCTCATTGCCAGGGCACTGCTTTCCTGGGTGAACCCGGATCCTTACAATCCCATTGTACGCTTTTTGCATCAGGTAACAGATCCTGTGATGGACAGGGTCCGGAGATTGATTCCGCTGCAGTTTGGCGGAATTGATTTTTCTCCCATTATCATCATTCTCGGTATTGTTTTTCTTCAGCAGATGCTGGTGTCCTCACTGTATAACATGGCGAAAATGATGGGCGGATAA
- a CDS encoding type IV pilus twitching motility protein PilT: protein MARIDAFFKLMHDQGASDLHLVAGQPPALRINGEMERIKYKVLENDELRSMLYEICPEDKIKAFEEAGDVDFGYEIQGLARYRANFFMQRNGVGSVFREIPTTILTAEQLGLPAVISKLALLPRGLVLVTGPTGSGKSTTLAAILDVANRHRKDHIITVEDPIEFVHKSQSALVNHREVGTHTRSFSAALRGALREDPDVILVGEMRDLETISLAIEAASTGHLVLATLHTNSAAKTIDRIIEVFPANQQAQVRSTLADSIRAVISQTLFKRVDQKGRIAAMEILIANPAVRNLIREGKTYQIASMVQTGKKYGMQLLDDAIMNLYTKGLISADDAYAKANEKARFVNFLKNPPLDFTEV from the coding sequence ATGGCAAGAATTGATGCTTTTTTCAAACTCATGCACGATCAGGGTGCTTCGGATTTACATCTTGTGGCTGGTCAGCCCCCGGCCCTGCGTATCAATGGAGAGATGGAGCGGATAAAGTATAAGGTCCTTGAGAATGACGAGCTCCGCTCCATGCTGTATGAAATATGCCCGGAAGATAAGATCAAAGCTTTTGAAGAAGCCGGAGATGTGGATTTTGGTTATGAAATTCAAGGTCTTGCTCGTTACAGGGCGAACTTTTTTATGCAAAGGAATGGTGTGGGTTCGGTTTTCAGGGAAATTCCCACAACCATTCTGACTGCGGAACAGCTGGGCCTGCCAGCGGTGATTTCAAAACTGGCTCTGTTGCCCCGGGGGCTGGTGCTGGTGACAGGGCCCACAGGTTCCGGTAAGTCCACAACTCTTGCCGCTATTCTGGATGTGGCCAATCGTCACCGTAAAGACCATATTATCACGGTGGAAGATCCCATAGAATTTGTACACAAAAGCCAGAGTGCCCTGGTGAACCACAGAGAGGTGGGAACCCATACCAGGAGTTTTTCTGCCGCGCTGAGGGGAGCCCTGCGTGAAGACCCGGATGTCATTCTGGTGGGTGAAATGAGGGATCTCGAAACCATATCCCTTGCCATAGAAGCTGCGAGTACGGGACATCTGGTGTTGGCTACCCTGCATACAAACAGTGCGGCGAAAACCATTGACCGTATTATTGAAGTGTTTCCCGCCAACCAGCAGGCTCAGGTTCGTTCCACCCTGGCAGACAGCATAAGGGCAGTGATTTCCCAGACTCTTTTTAAAAGAGTGGATCAGAAAGGTCGCATTGCAGCCATGGAGATTCTCATAGCCAATCCGGCGGTGAGGAATTTGATCCGGGAAGGCAAGACCTATCAGATTGCTTCCATGGTTCAGACCGGTAAGAAATATGGCATGCAGCTTCTGGATGATGCCATCATGAACCTTTATACAAAGGGCTTGATTTCTGCCGATGACGCGTATGCCAAAGCCAATGAAAAAGCCCGTTTTGTCAATTTTCTCAAAAATCCACCTTTGGATTTTACAGAGGTGTGA
- a CDS encoding type IV pilus twitching motility protein PilT — MRKQEIDHILTQMLDYRQNVSDLNFTAGRPPQVESDGRLMGVPMEPALPSLTPYQTEVLALTLIGRNRRMARQLVQEGSCDLSYGLPGKARFRVNVFSQSGGNYSTVLRKLEARIPTIDSLRLPEVFHRIAAEKNGLIFVTGATGSGKSTSLAAMLDAINNTQEVHVVTLEDPVEYQHPQKKSTFNQREYGLDFPDYITGLRAALRQAPKVILVGEMRDRESVEIGLRASETGHLVLTTLHTVDAGKTINRIIGMFESEEERQMRIRLADSVKWIVCQRLLPKVGGGRVAAFEILGTSLRVKDVIMNGESEGKTFYEMIQAGRHRGMCTFDDSIIELYERGLITETTALAYASKREVVARGIDRVKAARGEKTTDIDNLEIDRGYGRREGF, encoded by the coding sequence ATGAGAAAGCAGGAAATAGATCATATACTGACACAGATGCTGGATTATCGCCAGAATGTGTCGGATCTGAATTTTACCGCCGGTCGTCCACCTCAGGTGGAAAGTGATGGCAGGCTTATGGGAGTGCCCATGGAGCCGGCTCTGCCATCTCTGACGCCCTATCAGACGGAAGTGCTGGCACTGACCCTGATAGGTAGAAACCGTCGTATGGCGCGTCAGTTGGTCCAGGAAGGTTCCTGCGATCTTTCCTACGGCCTTCCGGGCAAGGCAAGATTCCGTGTGAACGTATTTTCCCAGTCCGGTGGCAATTATTCAACCGTACTGCGGAAACTGGAAGCCCGGATTCCAACCATTGACAGCCTTAGACTGCCGGAGGTTTTTCACAGGATAGCGGCTGAAAAAAACGGTTTGATTTTTGTTACCGGCGCCACGGGTTCCGGTAAGTCAACCAGTCTTGCCGCCATGCTCGATGCCATCAATAATACCCAGGAAGTGCATGTGGTTACCCTTGAGGATCCTGTTGAGTACCAGCACCCCCAGAAAAAATCTACCTTCAACCAGCGGGAATATGGTTTGGATTTTCCTGACTATATCACGGGGCTACGGGCAGCTTTGCGTCAGGCTCCCAAAGTGATTCTTGTGGGAGAGATGCGGGACCGTGAGTCTGTTGAAATTGGTCTCCGAGCCTCGGAAACGGGGCATCTTGTTCTGACGACTCTGCATACGGTGGATGCGGGAAAAACCATTAACCGTATTATTGGTATGTTTGAAAGTGAAGAAGAGCGGCAGATGAGGATTCGCCTTGCGGATTCGGTGAAGTGGATAGTGTGTCAGCGTCTTCTCCCTAAAGTTGGCGGGGGGCGCGTGGCTGCTTTCGAGATTCTTGGCACCAGTCTTCGGGTTAAAGACGTTATCATGAATGGTGAGTCCGAAGGTAAGACTTTTTATGAAATGATTCAGGCCGGTCGTCACCGCGGCATGTGTACGTTTGATGATTCCATCATTGAGTTGTACGAGAGGGGTCTGATTACGGAAACAACGGCACTGGCCTATGCCTCCAAGCGGGAGGTGGTTGCCCGGGGGATTGACAGGGTGAAAGCTGCCCGTGGAGAGAAAACAACGGACATCGACAACCTGGAAATTGACCGGGGGTATGGCCGGCGGGAGGGCTTCTGA
- a CDS encoding zinc-ribbon domain-containing protein: MVAEEGVIVVVCDGCAASFRIPEDKIPAGKTVGLTCPKCGHRSSFTASADDVETKASAESVSKSCEHTEQGSSFLPDPMAGEMERPSASLVFAEEEGDLALVCVEDLNLQKQLRMALELMEYQVLVAAAPHEALKNLRMHTCRLVLVHETFGGGDETRNPVLLYLERLSMSIRREMFVLMLSEGHSTLDSLVAFVRSVNLVLNVRHLPEMERLLGQGLADHQRFYEVFLDAMKEYGRR, from the coding sequence ATGGTTGCCGAAGAAGGGGTGATAGTTGTGGTATGTGATGGGTGTGCAGCGTCATTTCGTATACCCGAAGACAAGATCCCGGCGGGAAAAACAGTGGGCCTCACCTGCCCGAAATGTGGTCATCGATCTTCTTTTACCGCATCGGCTGATGACGTGGAAACAAAGGCTTCCGCAGAAAGCGTAAGCAAGAGTTGTGAACATACAGAGCAGGGAAGTTCTTTTTTACCGGATCCGATGGCAGGTGAGATGGAGAGACCCTCCGCATCACTGGTATTTGCTGAGGAAGAGGGAGACCTGGCACTGGTTTGTGTGGAGGACCTCAATCTGCAGAAGCAGCTTCGGATGGCATTGGAACTCATGGAGTATCAGGTACTTGTGGCAGCTGCTCCCCATGAGGCGTTGAAGAATCTCCGTATGCATACATGTCGGCTGGTCCTTGTTCATGAGACCTTCGGAGGAGGGGATGAAACACGCAATCCCGTTCTTTTGTATCTGGAACGACTTTCTATGTCCATCCGCAGGGAGATGTTCGTGCTCATGCTGTCGGAAGGCCACAGTACTCTGGATTCTCTTGTGGCTTTTGTGAGGAGCGTGAATCTGGTCCTGAATGTACGGCACCTGCCGGAGATGGAGCGTCTTCTGGGGCAGGGTCTGGCCGATCACCAGCGTTTTTATGAGGTTTTTCTGGATGCCATGAAAGAGTATGGGCGGCGTTGA
- a CDS encoding type III pantothenate kinase, translated as MLLVIDVGNTNTVIGIFQGETLRKDWRIPSRRDTTPDEFHVLARNLFQDADIPLTAISKTIVSCVVPPMIPVLDAFCRRHIPGPAPHWVGPASVKGWMPILYTNPLEVGADRIVNAVAAYHRYPQALIVIDFGTATTFDVISPEGAYLGGAISPGIAIAADALFQRASKLPRVALFNPPASIIGKDTETSLKSGIIHGYAALVDGMVDKIRSEMTGSVKIIATGGLAPLMQEVSRTIEIVDSTLTLEGLRLLSERAPL; from the coding sequence ATGCTGCTGGTCATTGACGTTGGCAACACCAATACTGTCATCGGAATTTTTCAGGGTGAGACACTTCGGAAAGACTGGCGGATCCCATCCCGGCGGGATACCACTCCGGATGAATTTCACGTTCTGGCAAGAAATCTGTTTCAGGATGCCGACATCCCACTCACGGCCATCAGCAAGACCATAGTGTCCTGCGTTGTGCCACCCATGATTCCTGTTCTGGATGCCTTCTGCCGCCGTCATATACCCGGCCCTGCTCCGCACTGGGTGGGACCTGCATCCGTTAAAGGCTGGATGCCCATCCTCTACACCAACCCATTGGAAGTCGGTGCAGACCGGATTGTCAATGCCGTTGCGGCCTACCACCGTTACCCGCAGGCACTTATCGTCATCGACTTTGGAACCGCCACCACCTTTGATGTCATCTCCCCGGAAGGAGCCTACCTCGGTGGGGCCATCTCACCCGGCATTGCCATTGCCGCAGACGCCCTCTTTCAACGGGCCTCCAAGCTCCCAAGGGTTGCCCTTTTCAATCCGCCAGCCAGCATCATCGGCAAAGATACCGAAACCAGTCTCAAGTCAGGCATCATTCATGGCTATGCCGCTCTTGTGGACGGTATGGTGGACAAAATACGTTCAGAAATGACAGGCTCTGTCAAAATTATTGCCACGGGAGGCCTTGCTCCGCTCATGCAGGAAGTTTCCCGAACCATAGAAATCGTGGACAGCACCCTTACCCTTGAAGGACTACGGCTTCTAAGTGAAAGAGCCCCCCTTTAA
- the folP gene encoding dihydropteroate synthase: protein MTNRIPDPDSARLILPDQCTLMGIVNCTPDSFSDGGRFLALEKALDHARRLMDEGAGILDIGGESTRPFASPVSSEEECRRVIPLLRELRKESTIPLSIDTRKASVAKAAIEAGIDMVNDISALADPDMLSLCAEAGVHVVLMHMQNDPQTMQIAPQYKHVVKEVKNFLRIKVELAVKGGIAADRILIDPGIGFGKTLEDNLKLMAHLNDLKELGCPLLLGTSRKRFIRTITARNGREPDTLSPEVLAGTLTTAILGVQSGAKVLRVHDVAATRAALEVNRAITLAGQPCERNAGILPADLS from the coding sequence ATGACAAACCGCATACCAGACCCGGATTCTGCCCGCCTGATCCTGCCGGATCAATGTACCCTTATGGGAATCGTGAACTGTACCCCTGACTCATTTTCCGATGGAGGCCGTTTTCTTGCCTTGGAAAAAGCCCTTGATCATGCCCGTCGGCTCATGGATGAGGGAGCAGGCATACTGGACATCGGAGGAGAATCCACCCGCCCCTTTGCCAGTCCCGTTTCTTCGGAAGAAGAATGCCGACGGGTCATTCCTCTCCTCCGTGAGCTGAGAAAAGAAAGCACGATTCCCCTCTCCATCGATACCCGCAAGGCCAGCGTTGCCAAAGCTGCCATTGAAGCCGGTATCGACATGGTCAACGACATATCCGCACTGGCAGATCCGGATATGCTGTCCCTATGTGCTGAAGCAGGGGTTCATGTGGTGCTCATGCATATGCAGAACGACCCCCAGACCATGCAGATTGCTCCTCAGTACAAACATGTTGTAAAAGAAGTGAAAAATTTTCTCCGGATAAAAGTTGAGCTGGCCGTAAAAGGTGGCATCGCAGCAGACCGCATTCTCATTGATCCGGGCATCGGTTTCGGAAAGACGCTGGAAGACAACCTGAAACTGATGGCTCATCTTAACGATCTGAAAGAGCTTGGCTGCCCATTACTGCTGGGTACTTCACGCAAACGCTTTATCCGGACCATCACCGCCCGCAATGGCAGAGAACCGGACACTCTTTCTCCAGAAGTCCTTGCCGGTACCCTGACAACAGCCATCCTTGGCGTGCAGAGCGGAGCGAAGGTACTTCGGGTTCACGATGTGGCTGCCACCCGCGCCGCTCTGGAAGTAAACCGCGCCATTACCCTTGCGGGGCAGCCTTGTGAAAGAAACGCGGGAATCCTTCCCGCAGATCTTTCTTGA